One window of Atribacteraceae bacterium genomic DNA carries:
- a CDS encoding type II toxin-antitoxin system VapC family toxin → MKRIALDTNAYVAYKRGEKEALEIIRSAQELGISVVVLGEMLSGFSLGRNEERNRLELAQFLDSPRMTVLSVDEETPEYYARIFLSQRKKGKPVPTNDLWIAATALQNGFALFSHDAHFQQIEGLISGCRKSDFLP, encoded by the coding sequence ATGAAGCGCATTGCACTGGATACTAATGCCTACGTTGCATATAAACGGGGAGAAAAAGAGGCGCTGGAAATAATCCGAAGTGCCCAGGAGTTAGGAATTAGCGTAGTGGTTTTGGGCGAGATGTTGAGTGGCTTTTCCCTGGGAAGGAACGAAGAGCGGAATCGCCTCGAGTTGGCTCAGTTCCTGGATTCTCCGAGGATGACTGTTCTTTCTGTCGATGAGGAAACACCTGAATACTATGCCCGGATTTTCCTTTCCCAACGTAAAAAGGGGAAGCCGGTTCCCACCAATGATCTATGGATTGCCGCCACCGCCCTGCAAAATGGTTTTGCCTTATTCTCCCATGATGCCCATTTTCAACAGATTGAGGGGTTGATCTCCGGTTGCCGGAAGAGTGATTTTTTACCTTGA